From a single Candidatus Dependentiae bacterium genomic region:
- the eno gene encoding phosphopyruvate hydratase, with translation MKIINVSAREIFDSRGYPTIECQIVLENNSFVVASVPSGMSKSAHEAVELRDGGTRLSGLGVEKAIEIIENVITPQILGKEPDMVSTDLWMIDLDGTEDKSKLGTNTMLAVSIALCKAQAYVNGIEPFEFIAHLCDFESVTLPVPMFNIINGGVHADNNLMIQEFMVIPTGRRNFKLCLEAATTVYHQLKYLLQHKGKRIAVGQEGGFAPDLENEEEALDLLMEAIRLSGDEQEGGFVIALDIAASSFYDLEKKKYCWHKRKISSDTLIKKYDKLTSQYPIYSIEDGLDQNDWDGWEVLSKKLGESIHLVGDDIFATNPYRIAHGIEENIADSAIIKPNQIGTLTETLQAIKLCKEHNMNTIISHRSGETNDAFIVDLAVGVSANHIKAGGCSRGERLAKYNRMLQIEDSLVMSLLS, from the coding sequence GTGAAAATTATTAATGTTAGTGCCCGAGAGATTTTTGATTCACGTGGCTACCCAACTATTGAGTGTCAGATTGTTTTGGAAAACAATAGCTTTGTTGTTGCTTCTGTTCCATCAGGTATGTCAAAAAGTGCACATGAGGCCGTTGAATTACGCGATGGTGGAACAAGACTTTCTGGTTTAGGTGTAGAAAAAGCAATTGAAATAATTGAAAATGTTATTACTCCACAGATTCTTGGTAAAGAACCGGATATGGTTTCTACTGACTTATGGATGATTGATCTAGATGGAACCGAAGATAAGTCAAAACTTGGCACTAATACAATGTTGGCAGTGAGCATAGCGTTGTGTAAAGCACAAGCATATGTCAATGGTATTGAGCCATTTGAGTTTATTGCGCATTTGTGTGATTTTGAATCAGTCACACTGCCAGTGCCAATGTTTAATATCATCAATGGTGGTGTTCATGCTGATAACAATTTGATGATTCAAGAATTTATGGTTATTCCCACAGGGCGAAGAAACTTTAAATTATGCTTAGAGGCTGCAACAACGGTATATCATCAGCTAAAATATTTATTACAACATAAAGGTAAACGAATTGCTGTTGGGCAGGAGGGGGGTTTTGCTCCAGATCTGGAAAATGAAGAAGAGGCACTTGATCTTTTGATGGAGGCAATTAGGTTGAGTGGTGATGAGCAAGAAGGTGGTTTTGTTATTGCGCTTGATATTGCAGCTTCTAGTTTTTATGATCTAGAAAAGAAGAAATATTGTTGGCATAAGAGAAAAATAAGTAGCGATACACTTATCAAAAAGTATGATAAATTAACTTCGCAGTATCCTATTTATTCAATTGAAGATGGACTCGACCAAAATGATTGGGATGGTTGGGAAGTATTGAGCAAAAAGCTTGGCGAATCAATCCATTTAGTAGGCGATGATATTTTTGCAACTAATCCATATCGTATCGCTCACGGTATTGAAGAAAATATTGCAGATTCAGCAATTATCAAGCCAAATCAAATTGGTACCCTTACCGAAACATTACAAGCAATCAAACTTTGCAAAGAGCATAATATGAATACAATCATTTCACATCGTTCTGGTGAGACAAACGATGCATTTATTGTTGATCTTGCTGTTGGTGTGAGTGCCAATCATATTAAGGCTGGTGGTTGTTCGCGTGGTGAGCGTTTAGCAAAATATAACCGAATGTTACAAATCGAGGATTCTCTTGTGATGTCGCTGTTGAGTTAA